A genomic stretch from Hydrogenimonas urashimensis includes:
- the ciaB gene encoding invasion protein CiaB encodes MTNNENPYYAIFMEDLQTIYDEILKRQKALGSYYDLLGGGHAKAEAWVGDFLRRLGLPETPETRMAALTRLIGLRDDALTQVLEKEGFDEEAIIEAKETAYKMVADFYLKRHLELLDWIEDEALLTPFYREILKEAHRVGEAMSSWQSAWTAHIIHGVNQELFELFNGDEEKIYEMLESENLLDLREEGCVGDRCYSVLKRTKRGFKSVPYAKAFRMEVQEVLNKLQNMRDLLAGMEDEVFGQKQAWLAYLDALIDAFGHMEIEGLIKKWAEVDRRWMAVTTPIQIGHPLEYYEDHYRKAVALEWDVRLASPKLMQETHIPDQIEAMSASLAEGFGEAAEALQQKSAEQVRRTQLYIGIPALFYGAEFQGLFSAQVVPNDTEVSRELGKKIFAFADNVLQSKKSRPVMRIAREILGDDFVRHQRDVMFQQPDLWHKVYEITTIGHEYGHILWVDDDTETTMNGSGNYKNVEEFKATVGGLMAFFMHEEEALREEVLRDTVSRAVGLMSWRKTPEVEPYYVEGLLHLSILFEAGVLAFDGKTLAIDLSPEAYRKQKALYHARYVTLIHDFYLPKKDAGIFLSNHVTKEEGVWFTKDDKVRRFVEHYWNRYLEIGQETMPFD; translated from the coding sequence ATGACAAACAACGAAAACCCCTATTACGCCATTTTCATGGAGGACTTGCAGACGATTTACGACGAAATTTTAAAGCGCCAAAAGGCGCTGGGAAGCTACTACGACCTGCTTGGCGGCGGCCATGCCAAAGCGGAAGCGTGGGTCGGCGACTTTCTGCGGCGGCTGGGGCTTCCCGAAACGCCCGAGACGCGCATGGCGGCGCTCACACGGCTCATCGGACTAAGAGACGACGCGCTTACGCAGGTGCTGGAGAAGGAGGGGTTCGACGAAGAAGCAATCATCGAGGCGAAAGAGACCGCCTACAAGATGGTAGCCGATTTCTACCTCAAACGCCACCTGGAGCTACTGGACTGGATCGAGGATGAAGCACTTCTGACCCCGTTTTACCGGGAAATTCTCAAAGAAGCGCACCGCGTCGGCGAAGCGATGAGCAGCTGGCAGAGCGCCTGGACCGCCCACATCATCCACGGCGTCAACCAGGAACTTTTCGAGCTTTTCAACGGTGACGAAGAGAAGATTTATGAAATGTTGGAGAGCGAAAACCTCCTCGACCTGCGGGAAGAGGGATGTGTGGGAGACCGCTGCTATTCTGTACTTAAAAGAACGAAAAGAGGGTTCAAAAGCGTCCCCTACGCCAAAGCCTTCCGTATGGAGGTACAGGAGGTTTTGAACAAACTCCAGAATATGCGCGACCTCCTGGCGGGGATGGAGGATGAAGTCTTCGGCCAAAAGCAAGCGTGGCTTGCGTATCTCGACGCCCTCATCGACGCTTTCGGACACATGGAGATCGAAGGGCTCATCAAAAAGTGGGCCGAGGTGGACCGGAGATGGATGGCGGTGACCACCCCCATCCAGATCGGCCATCCGCTGGAGTATTACGAAGATCACTACCGCAAAGCGGTGGCGCTGGAGTGGGATGTGCGGCTCGCCTCTCCCAAACTGATGCAAGAGACCCACATTCCCGATCAGATCGAAGCGATGAGCGCCTCTTTGGCCGAAGGGTTCGGCGAAGCGGCGGAGGCCTTGCAGCAAAAGAGCGCCGAGCAGGTGCGGCGCACGCAGCTTTACATCGGCATTCCCGCCCTCTTCTACGGGGCGGAATTCCAGGGGCTCTTTTCGGCCCAGGTCGTTCCCAACGACACGGAGGTAAGCCGTGAATTGGGCAAAAAGATCTTCGCTTTCGCGGACAATGTGCTGCAGAGCAAAAAATCGCGACCCGTCATGCGCATCGCCCGCGAAATTCTCGGTGACGATTTCGTCCGGCATCAGCGCGATGTGATGTTCCAACAGCCCGATCTTTGGCACAAAGTCTATGAAATCACCACCATCGGCCACGAATACGGCCACATCCTCTGGGTCGACGACGATACGGAGACGACGATGAACGGCAGCGGAAACTACAAGAATGTCGAAGAGTTCAAAGCGACCGTCGGCGGGTTGATGGCATTCTTCATGCACGAAGAAGAGGCCCTTCGCGAAGAGGTGCTGCGCGACACCGTCTCCCGCGCCGTCGGCCTTATGAGCTGGCGCAAAACACCCGAAGTCGAGCCCTACTACGTGGAAGGGCTGCTGCATCTGAGCATCCTTTTTGAAGCGGGTGTCCTCGCATTCGACGGGAAAACGCTGGCCATCGATCTTTCGCCAGAGGCCTACCGGAAGCAAAAAGCCCTTTACCACGCCCGATACGTCACCCTGATACACGACTTCTATCTGCCCAAAAAAGATGCCGGCATCTTTCTGTCAAACCATGTGACAAAAGAGGAGGGAGTCTGGTTTACGAAAGATGACAAGGTACGCCGCTTTGTCGAGCACTACTGGAACCGTTATCTTGAAATCGGCCAGGAGACGATGCCTTTCGATTGA
- the rdgB gene encoding RdgB/HAM1 family non-canonical purine NTP pyrophosphatase yields the protein MQIILATSNRGKVKEIQALFEEDEILPFSEFLGPMAIEENGDTFAQNALIKAGAVFDALGRDDVVVVSDDSGITVAALNNEPGIYSARYAGEGASDRENLEKLVRRLKEKGLSEAPAYYTAAIAIVAPGAEYVMHGWMHGKVIDTPRGEGGFGYDPIFIPEGFDKTLGELEPEVKKRLSHRSKALRLAKPIIDMLRNRE from the coding sequence ATGCAAATTATACTGGCCACTTCAAACAGGGGTAAAGTAAAAGAGATCCAAGCCCTTTTCGAAGAGGACGAAATCTTACCTTTCAGTGAATTTCTGGGGCCCATGGCCATCGAGGAGAATGGCGACACTTTCGCCCAAAACGCCCTCATCAAGGCCGGCGCGGTCTTCGATGCCCTGGGTCGCGACGACGTTGTCGTCGTCAGCGACGACAGCGGTATCACCGTTGCGGCACTGAACAACGAGCCGGGTATCTACAGCGCCCGGTACGCCGGTGAGGGGGCAAGTGACCGGGAGAATCTGGAAAAACTGGTTCGCAGACTCAAAGAAAAAGGGCTCTCCGAAGCCCCCGCCTACTACACCGCCGCCATTGCCATCGTCGCCCCCGGCGCGGAATATGTGATGCACGGCTGGATGCATGGCAAAGTGATCGACACACCCCGCGGCGAAGGGGGGTTCGGGTACGACCCGATCTTCATTCCCGAAGGGTTCGACAAAACGCTGGGGGAGCTGGAGCCGGAGGTGAAAAAGCGCCTTTCGCACCGCAGCAAGGCGTTGCGGCTGGCAAAACCGATTATCGATATGTTGAGAAACAGAGAGTAA
- a CDS encoding MFS transporter, which yields MKEIVKKTLPLSLIVALRFFGLFIVLSVLSQYAVELPGGTAFLAGVAVGGYALTQAVLQVPFGVLSDRIGRRKTLLIGLLIFAAGSVVAAIADNIWVLLLGRFLQGAGAIGSVVTAMIADHVREDQRAHAMAVMGMTIAMSFAAAMIIGPVIGGLWSVSALFWLTAILALMALAILFTAVPEPPKIVHSYTEEEAKIKHVFKDRDLVRMYITFLFHSSTMAIAFFLIPLVMKQKFGMGPENYWKIYLPAVFFGIIAMGPAAVFGEKYGKGKEVFLASIAFIAASFALMGWSDSVLWFGVGATLFFIGFNMFEPLLQSFVSKFAKVHQKGAALGVANTFAYVGIFLGGAIGGWLYQTFGASGVAAFVLVVCLFWAAWVATMRSPGVRDNLFLPFAEFDKAKIDGLKMINGVTDFYLNETEEIIVVKFDNEIVKAEVIETFMKKS from the coding sequence ATGAAAGAGATCGTCAAAAAGACGCTGCCTCTCAGTCTGATTGTGGCGTTGCGGTTCTTTGGCCTATTTATCGTGTTGTCGGTACTTTCGCAGTACGCCGTGGAGCTGCCGGGAGGCACCGCATTCCTCGCAGGTGTCGCAGTCGGTGGTTACGCACTGACGCAGGCGGTGCTTCAGGTCCCTTTCGGTGTTCTCAGTGACCGTATCGGGCGCAGGAAGACGCTGCTGATCGGGCTGTTGATTTTCGCGGCCGGTTCGGTCGTCGCGGCGATCGCCGACAATATCTGGGTGCTGCTGCTGGGCCGTTTTCTGCAGGGGGCGGGCGCCATCGGTTCGGTGGTCACGGCGATGATCGCCGATCATGTCCGCGAGGACCAGCGGGCCCATGCCATGGCAGTCATGGGGATGACGATCGCCATGAGCTTTGCCGCGGCGATGATCATCGGGCCTGTCATCGGGGGTCTCTGGAGTGTCAGCGCCCTCTTCTGGCTGACGGCGATACTGGCGCTCATGGCACTGGCCATTCTCTTCACCGCCGTGCCGGAGCCGCCGAAGATCGTCCACAGCTATACCGAAGAGGAGGCGAAGATCAAGCATGTCTTCAAGGACAGAGATCTGGTGCGTATGTACATCACTTTTCTCTTTCACTCTTCGACGATGGCGATCGCCTTCTTCCTGATTCCGCTGGTGATGAAGCAGAAGTTCGGCATGGGCCCCGAAAACTACTGGAAGATCTATCTTCCCGCCGTCTTTTTCGGAATTATCGCCATGGGGCCCGCGGCGGTCTTTGGTGAAAAATACGGCAAAGGCAAAGAGGTCTTTTTGGCTTCCATTGCTTTCATTGCCGCCTCTTTCGCCCTGATGGGATGGAGCGATTCGGTTCTCTGGTTCGGCGTGGGTGCGACGCTCTTTTTCATCGGGTTCAACATGTTCGAGCCGCTGCTGCAAAGCTTTGTGAGCAAATTCGCCAAGGTGCACCAGAAGGGCGCGGCGCTGGGCGTGGCCAACACCTTCGCCTATGTGGGTATCTTTCTTGGCGGCGCCATCGGCGGCTGGCTCTATCAAACATTCGGAGCTTCCGGGGTTGCGGCCTTCGTTCTTGTCGTCTGTCTCTTCTGGGCGGCATGGGTCGCTACGATGCGAAGTCCGGGTGTGCGGGACAATCTTTTTCTCCCTTTCGCCGAGTTCGACAAGGCCAAAATCGATGGTCTGAAAATGATCAACGGCGTGACAGATTTCTACCTGAACGAAACAGAGGAGATCATCGTCGTCAAATTCGACAACGAGATCGTCAAAGCGGAGGTCATTGAGACCTTCATGAAAAAATCGTAA
- a CDS encoding molybdopterin molybdotransferase MoeA: protein MLSFEESMERLNDLVVEGVGIEKLFLTETLGRVLAENIVATENSPAYPTSAMDGYAIIGSEQALGTLEIIEINPAGNDTEGLRVVPGTAIKTFTGSLMPEGADTLIPIENVTVEGSTIRIDEPVPTGFSVRPVGENYKKGEVLVPRGTTIGFAEIGVMASLNIVAPMVVQKPKVAILATGSEVLELGECSDNPAQIRSSNNYTLEALVKQHGGEPVQMGSVHDERAAITFAMKEALRSADIVVTTGGVSVGDFDFVKDVVRDELGCDVAFKGVLIKPGQHVMVAQKGNKFIVALPGFAYSSTVTFILYVLPLLYRLQGREYTLPVVTARVLDGYGKKTKNKTEFAACNIRLENGEYLCDFEGKRSGSSAILTNMLGHTGLLWLDAGEGDKEPGDLARVVLLK, encoded by the coding sequence ATGTTGAGTTTCGAAGAATCCATGGAACGCCTGAACGATCTCGTCGTTGAGGGGGTGGGTATCGAAAAGCTGTTCCTGACCGAAACACTGGGGCGTGTGCTGGCGGAAAACATTGTCGCGACGGAAAACTCACCCGCCTATCCCACCTCCGCGATGGACGGCTACGCGATTATCGGGAGCGAGCAGGCTCTCGGGACACTGGAAATCATCGAGATCAATCCCGCAGGCAACGACACCGAAGGACTCCGCGTCGTGCCGGGCACGGCCATCAAAACCTTTACCGGTTCCCTGATGCCCGAAGGTGCCGATACGCTGATCCCCATCGAGAATGTCACGGTCGAGGGGAGTACCATCCGCATCGACGAACCGGTCCCGACGGGTTTTTCGGTCCGTCCTGTCGGTGAAAACTACAAAAAGGGAGAGGTGCTTGTCCCCCGGGGCACGACAATCGGTTTCGCCGAAATCGGCGTCATGGCGAGCCTCAACATCGTCGCGCCGATGGTTGTCCAGAAACCGAAAGTGGCTATTCTGGCCACCGGCAGTGAAGTGCTTGAACTTGGCGAGTGCAGCGACAACCCGGCACAGATCCGCAGTTCCAACAACTACACCCTCGAGGCCCTCGTAAAACAGCATGGCGGCGAACCGGTGCAGATGGGCAGCGTCCATGACGAGCGCGCCGCCATCACATTCGCCATGAAAGAGGCACTACGCAGTGCCGACATCGTGGTCACTACCGGCGGGGTGAGCGTCGGAGATTTCGATTTCGTCAAAGATGTCGTCCGTGACGAACTGGGATGCGACGTCGCTTTCAAAGGGGTACTCATCAAGCCGGGTCAGCACGTCATGGTCGCCCAAAAGGGCAACAAATTCATCGTCGCTCTTCCGGGCTTTGCCTACTCCTCCACTGTGACCTTCATTCTCTACGTGCTTCCCCTTCTCTACAGGCTTCAGGGTCGGGAGTACACGCTGCCTGTCGTCACGGCACGGGTGCTTGATGGCTACGGCAAAAAGACGAAAAACAAAACGGAGTTCGCCGCCTGCAACATCCGCCTCGAAAACGGCGAATATCTCTGCGACTTCGAAGGCAAGCGCAGCGGCAGCAGTGCCATCCTGACCAATATGCTGGGCCATACGGGTCTGCTGTGGCTCGATGCCGGCGAGGGAGACAAAGAGCCCGGCGACCTGGCGCGTGTCGTGCTGCTGAAATAA
- a CDS encoding molybdopterin synthase catalytic subunit, translated as MLKIYQGPLPVADLLEGWYGAHTDENYGAMVNFVGTVRKEGGIEALSFDIYLPLLRQWFDGWKERLAKQGALLMMAHSEGDVPVHTSSFACAIFSPKRRVALEMLEAFVEDFKANAPIWKYDVVDSKRIYAADRSTPMEGSGLLANSR; from the coding sequence ATGTTGAAGATCTACCAAGGCCCCCTTCCCGTCGCCGATCTGCTTGAGGGATGGTATGGCGCCCATACCGACGAAAACTACGGCGCCATGGTCAATTTCGTCGGTACCGTTCGCAAGGAGGGAGGGATCGAGGCACTCAGTTTCGACATCTACCTGCCCCTTCTTCGACAATGGTTCGATGGCTGGAAAGAACGGCTCGCGAAACAGGGTGCTTTGCTGATGATGGCCCACAGTGAAGGGGATGTGCCGGTGCACACCTCCTCCTTCGCCTGCGCCATCTTCAGCCCCAAACGCCGCGTCGCTTTGGAGATGCTCGAAGCTTTCGTGGAAGACTTCAAAGCCAACGCGCCGATATGGAAATACGATGTCGTGGATAGCAAACGCATCTACGCTGCCGACCGCTCCACCCCGATGGAGGGCAGCGGGCTTCTGGCAAACAGCAGATAG
- a CDS encoding MoaD/ThiS family protein, translating to MSKVKVEFLGPIGRKPVEIEAETLADVAEALNKDPEVAEWLRQCAVAVNDAMVDSLDVPLKEGDRVSLLPPVCGG from the coding sequence ATGTCCAAAGTCAAAGTGGAGTTTCTTGGTCCGATCGGCAGGAAGCCGGTGGAGATCGAGGCCGAGACGCTCGCCGATGTAGCGGAAGCGCTCAACAAAGATCCCGAAGTCGCGGAGTGGCTCAGGCAGTGCGCCGTCGCCGTCAACGACGCGATGGTCGATTCTCTCGACGTTCCCCTCAAGGAGGGCGACAGAGTCTCCCTCCTGCCGCCTGTGTGTGGAGGATGA
- a CDS encoding MqnA/MqnD/SBP family protein → MIFGKIEYLNLLPFHLFLKRYLRYSIEKKAWQKRGSVPASINRAFRARRIDAAVISSIRSRGCRCTDFGIVADGEVQSVLLLPGVLKNDAESDSSNILARVLGMEGEVIIGDKALRYFLAHPGEAVDLAAAWRKRESLPFVFARLCAHPPHIRRLERITKHFFAHPQKIPYRTLKEQAVRRGIEVDQLKAYLGKIHYRIGWREKRALKRFFRLARGDRPR, encoded by the coding sequence ATGATTTTCGGAAAAATAGAGTATCTCAATCTGCTGCCGTTCCATCTCTTTCTCAAACGTTATCTTCGCTACAGTATCGAAAAGAAGGCGTGGCAGAAGCGGGGATCGGTACCGGCGAGCATCAACCGCGCTTTTCGGGCCCGTCGTATCGATGCCGCCGTAATATCGAGTATCCGCAGCCGCGGGTGTCGCTGCACCGATTTCGGCATCGTGGCCGACGGGGAGGTTCAGAGCGTTCTGCTTCTTCCGGGTGTTTTAAAAAACGATGCCGAATCGGACAGCTCCAATATTCTCGCCAGAGTTCTGGGCATGGAGGGGGAGGTGATTATCGGCGACAAGGCATTGCGCTACTTCCTTGCGCATCCTGGGGAGGCGGTGGACCTGGCGGCCGCGTGGCGAAAAAGAGAATCGCTCCCGTTCGTTTTCGCCCGGCTGTGCGCACATCCTCCCCATATCCGCCGACTCGAACGGATAACGAAACATTTCTTCGCCCATCCGCAGAAGATTCCCTACCGGACCCTGAAGGAACAGGCGGTGCGCCGCGGCATCGAGGTGGATCAGCTCAAAGCCTATCTGGGAAAGATCCACTACCGGATCGGCTGGCGCGAAAAGCGCGCACTCAAGCGTTTCTTCCGGCTGGCGCGAGGCGATCGTCCGCGTTGA
- a CDS encoding cytochrome-c peroxidase, which yields MLALFVPMVAMAEEPILPIPLKVPYDRVKAKLGKILFFDPKISSDGTVSCHSCHDFNHGGADPRPVSIGVHGKRGNANAPTVFNSYFNFRQFWNGRAKDLKDQANGPIHNPVEMDMVPAEIEKYLLSNDLYADSFQKIYKRPPRYDDMLDAIAEFEKALYTPNCKFDRYLRKEKGARLTDHEARGYRLFKTLGCVTCHNGINVGGNSFQKFGLIIPYRWSEKFPDRYDITHDPKDKNVYKVPTLRNIALTAPYFHDGSAPTLKKALQKMAYHNLGFELSKKEIDAIEAFLRTLTGEKPAILREGD from the coding sequence TTGCTGGCTCTGTTCGTGCCGATGGTCGCGATGGCCGAAGAGCCGATTTTGCCGATTCCTCTGAAAGTGCCCTACGACCGGGTCAAGGCCAAGCTCGGGAAAATCCTTTTTTTCGATCCGAAAATCTCCTCCGACGGGACGGTCAGCTGCCACAGCTGTCACGATTTCAACCACGGAGGAGCCGATCCGAGACCCGTCTCGATCGGTGTGCACGGCAAACGCGGCAATGCCAATGCCCCCACGGTCTTCAACAGCTACTTCAATTTCAGGCAGTTCTGGAACGGCCGGGCGAAAGATCTCAAAGACCAGGCCAACGGTCCCATTCATAATCCCGTCGAAATGGATATGGTGCCCGCCGAAATCGAAAAGTATCTCCTGTCAAACGATCTTTATGCGGACAGCTTTCAGAAGATTTACAAACGCCCGCCCCGATACGACGATATGCTCGATGCGATCGCGGAGTTTGAAAAGGCGCTCTATACGCCCAACTGCAAATTCGACCGCTATCTGAGGAAGGAGAAGGGGGCCCGGCTCACAGACCATGAAGCGCGCGGATATCGCCTCTTCAAAACACTGGGTTGTGTGACGTGCCATAACGGTATCAACGTCGGGGGCAACAGCTTTCAGAAATTCGGCCTGATCATTCCCTATCGCTGGAGTGAAAAATTTCCGGATAGGTACGATATTACCCATGATCCGAAAGACAAAAATGTCTACAAGGTGCCGACGCTGCGCAACATCGCGCTGACGGCGCCCTATTTCCACGACGGGAGTGCTCCGACATTGAAAAAGGCATTGCAGAAGATGGCCTACCACAATCTCGGTTTCGAGTTGAGCAAAAAGGAGATTGATGCCATCGAGGCGTTTTTGCGGACACTGACCGGTGAAAAACCGGCGATTCTCCGCGAAGGCGACTGA
- a CDS encoding EAL domain-containing protein, which yields MKRLLFKVFVALFAAALGVGLMLYQQSRMKEGFEQIERVNTGLQRLHANLIDLQRTILEANYLVYYNNDLFYKKIETIRSQIEALLQTRNFNNVEHKRTYRSLLRLEKRFDRLAETINNFLTLNASLKNSSIYLPTLALKAYDLFDINDPEERRIILTLSRINASLFLAKNAMDESLVSELSQYKKKLEKMMESVDEGAKKGLLRVSILHLGLFVDLFPRFSKAFASIRDESLQEEIAKTMETFANESSSEIEKINRIGELLLVLYQITIGIVLYFVFHSEKETIRLKKTQERLQRSLITDHLTGLGNREAFVQDFGKMRHPALILVNIDRFKHINEFYGTAVGDHLLQVVAQILEEVVPRDLHARFYRLGGDDFGILFECEDGELLKSVIEKVLKRFEEDNFDIDSLTLDISVSIGASMAEKLFETADMALKTVKSSRRKRYAIYDPSLDVSETIARNIFALKQLKTAISQDAVIPFFQPIIDLKGERPPKYEALARLRIRHGETIAPYHFMEAAKQAKLSGLITTRILRQTLEVAKKTGAFCSVNLSAEDIASRYDRERIFALLSDHKEVASLITFEILETEEIEDYEIIAEFIRRAKHFGCSVSIDDFGSGYSNFEKLLQLDIDLIKIDGSLIKEVDHNTHAELVVRTIVDFAEGARLKTVAEFVHSKAVLEKVEKMGIDYAQGFYLGEPKPADFYFKEW from the coding sequence GTGAAGCGGCTGCTTTTCAAGGTATTTGTCGCACTGTTCGCAGCGGCTCTGGGGGTGGGGCTGATGCTCTATCAGCAGAGCAGGATGAAAGAGGGATTCGAGCAGATCGAGCGTGTCAATACGGGTCTGCAGAGACTGCACGCGAATCTGATCGATCTTCAAAGAACGATTCTTGAGGCCAACTATCTGGTCTATTACAACAACGACCTTTTCTACAAAAAAATCGAAACTATCCGTTCCCAAATCGAAGCGCTTCTGCAAACGCGCAATTTCAACAACGTAGAGCATAAGCGGACCTATCGGTCGCTGTTGCGACTCGAAAAGCGTTTCGACCGGCTCGCCGAGACGATCAACAATTTTCTGACCCTCAACGCTTCATTGAAAAACAGCAGTATCTACCTGCCGACGCTCGCTCTCAAAGCTTACGACCTTTTCGATATCAACGATCCCGAAGAGCGCCGGATTATTTTGACACTCTCGCGCATCAACGCGAGCCTCTTTCTTGCCAAAAACGCGATGGACGAATCTCTTGTCAGCGAACTTTCGCAATACAAAAAAAAGCTCGAGAAGATGATGGAGAGCGTGGATGAGGGAGCGAAAAAGGGGCTTTTGCGGGTGTCGATTCTTCATTTGGGTCTCTTCGTCGATCTCTTTCCGCGGTTCAGCAAAGCTTTCGCATCCATACGGGATGAATCGCTCCAGGAAGAGATTGCAAAAACGATGGAGACCTTTGCGAACGAGTCTTCCAGTGAGATAGAAAAGATCAACCGTATCGGCGAACTCCTTCTGGTGCTCTACCAGATTACGATCGGCATCGTGCTCTACTTCGTCTTTCATTCGGAAAAGGAGACTATCCGTCTCAAAAAGACACAGGAGCGTCTGCAGCGTTCGCTCATCACCGACCATTTGACGGGTCTTGGCAATCGGGAAGCCTTTGTGCAGGATTTCGGAAAGATGCGCCATCCCGCCCTCATTCTGGTCAACATTGACCGTTTCAAGCATATCAATGAGTTTTACGGTACGGCGGTCGGAGACCACCTGCTGCAGGTTGTCGCCCAGATTCTCGAAGAGGTTGTGCCCAGGGATCTTCATGCCCGTTTCTATCGGCTTGGCGGGGACGATTTCGGCATTCTTTTCGAATGCGAGGATGGCGAACTTCTCAAAAGTGTCATCGAAAAGGTTCTCAAGCGGTTCGAAGAGGACAACTTCGATATAGACAGTCTCACGCTCGATATCTCGGTTTCGATCGGAGCAAGCATGGCGGAGAAGCTTTTCGAGACGGCCGACATGGCGCTCAAGACGGTCAAAAGCTCGAGGCGGAAGCGGTATGCAATTTACGATCCCTCTCTGGACGTTTCGGAGACGATCGCCCGCAATATCTTTGCGCTGAAACAGCTTAAAACAGCTATCTCCCAGGATGCTGTCATCCCCTTCTTTCAACCCATTATCGATCTAAAAGGCGAACGCCCCCCGAAATATGAAGCGCTGGCGCGCCTTCGCATCCGTCACGGGGAGACGATTGCCCCCTACCACTTCATGGAAGCGGCGAAACAGGCGAAACTGAGCGGTCTTATCACAACGCGGATTCTTAGGCAGACTCTCGAAGTCGCGAAAAAAACCGGTGCATTCTGCAGTGTCAACCTTTCGGCGGAGGATATCGCGAGCCGGTACGACCGGGAGCGGATCTTTGCGCTTTTGAGCGACCACAAAGAGGTGGCTTCCCTGATTACATTCGAAATTCTGGAGACGGAAGAGATCGAAGACTACGAAATCATCGCCGAATTCATCCGTCGGGCGAAACATTTCGGATGCTCCGTCTCGATCGACGATTTCGGCAGCGGCTACTCCAACTTCGAAAAACTTCTCCAGCTCGATATCGATCTCATCAAAATCGACGGGTCGTTGATCAAGGAGGTCGATCACAATACCCATGCCGAGCTGGTGGTACGTACGATCGTCGATTTCGCCGAGGGAGCGCGACTGAAGACGGTCGCCGAGTTCGTCCACTCCAAAGCAGTGCTTGAAAAGGTCGAAAAAATGGGAATCGACTATGCCCAGGGCTTCTATCTCGGGGAGCCCAAACCGGCCGACTTCTATTTCAAGGAGTGGTAA